ATCTTGATGAAGCTCACATGAGGTTTAAGGAAATGCAGGAGAAAGGATTAAATCCCGACGTCGTCACATACAGCACACTCATAGAGTGTTTTGGCAAGACGGATAAGGTCGAGATGGCCTGCAGGTTGTTTGATGAGATGATTGCCGAGGGATGCTGTCCTAACATTGTAACGTACAATATTTTACTCGACTGCCTTGAGAGGTGCGGGAGAACTGCAGAAGCAGTGGATCTGTATGCAAAACTTAAACAGCAGGGGTTGGCACCAGATTCGATTACATATGCAGTGTTGGAACGGTTGCAAAGTGGTTCACACAGAAAATTCAGACTTCGCAGGCAAAGTCCGATTACTGGTTGGGTTGTTAGCCCTTTGAGATGATGAAagcttgaaattttttttgcagTCTAGCTGACTAAATTGCTCTGCCTCTTAAGAGGCGCCGGCATCAAAAGATAAACAATCTTAAATCTTCTATACACATCCACAGGGAGGTTTTATGTTCAGGAAAGCGACCTAGTTTTGGGTTCGATTCAATTTATGATGcaaacttctttttttctttctttcataatGGCAGAGACAGTAGAGTTTGTATTGGTTACGTGTGGATTTCGAATCACCCAGGTTACTTTGAATTGAACACAACAGAGCATTAAGTGGTAGGTAAGCATGGTGTGCTGTTGCTCTAATGTAACTGTAAAGGAAGATTGCTGATTCAGTCCATGCATCAAATCTACTTTACTGGATGGTGTTTGAGATATGGTTATTATAGATGTGATTGAAGTGTTAGGTTTAAAATCAAACTTGAAAAAGATTCTTTTCAATACGACGCTAAGATGCATTGAATTAGATCTCCCTTTCGATAAAAGAAGTTTTACAAGTTGAGATTGGACGCCTCGTAGAAATTTCTCTATCCTGGACGGGGCAGTTCGGCCCCACAGCCCACTTTAATCCCATCCCATATTAAAGGCCCGCCCTACCAACTAAAATGACCCACATCCCAACTTGACCCAACAACCTTTATCCTACTCCATACCAGAAGCCCATAACCTAATTTCCTTCTCAACCATCACAATTCACAACCCCTTACCAAACTAGCAGACCCTCCGCTAAAACCACCACTCCCCATCACGTCCTTACCAACacgaaaaagaagaaagcaacCACCaggaaaagataaataatattcgctcaaaatattttcttattttattaatattgaacaCTGTAAAATAGTTCGCCcgataaaaattttcaaaattattgtcAGAGGATCTttgcttttttaaaagaagaaaacgaCCAAACAAACACCTCATATGATCTGTTATAagctaataaaaaattaaacaaaagttGGCCaacccatttcttttttctttttccctttctattGAATTATCGTTGTCATTACTCATGTAGGACCCTAAgcaaacaccaaaatcaaaagagCAACTCTGTCTAGAAGTCTCTTAAAATAcattacattaattaaaaataataaaattaaggaTGAAAATAGCATTTCTGAAAAGAGAAAGCAATTGCATGAGTTCGATACGACGTCGCATGAGGATCATCCTCACTCAACTCCCGTAAGATCTAGTTTACAACTTTACACAGCGGAAAGAACAAGGTAATGAAAGCTACCACGTGTCTACTCGTACGGTCCGAGTTGTTACACATAAGCCACTCTCCacctcctctcctctcctcccCCCGGTCCTTCCTTTTCCGAACGTGAACGGCACTCATTCAATCGTGTCTGAAATGTACGGCTCAGAGCACATCATCGAATCCTATTATAACGGTCCTGCCAACGGGCCCCAACACAATCCCTCTCCCGGCCACTATATATACCTCTCTTCTTTGAACCAGAATTTTTCATAGAGACGAATTCATATTATATCTGGATTGGATTGGGAAGAAAGTTTGGAAAGgtcaggaaaaaaatattttttagaataagcgaagaaaatcaagatgtcGTGGCAAACATACGTTGATGAGCACCTGATGTGCGAGATCGACGGCCAGCATCTCACCGCCGCGGCCATCGTCGGCCACGATGGCAGTGTTTGGGCACAGAGCTCCAACTTCGCTCAGGTCCTCTATCCTTCTTGACTCCGTCTTAGATCTAGTTGTTTAGTTATTCGGTTTTCTTCTGCTAGATACTTTTCtggttgttatttttattattttctttagcaTGTCTGATTGATCTGTGCGGAGGATCGGTCCATTTGGCTCTCCCTGGAAAACTCTCTTCACGGAAATGTTCTATTCCGAGTCAAATAcagcctttcttcttcttttcgttTCAAATGTTGTTTGATCCGTTCAATTTCTGATTATTTTTAAAGGATCCGTTGTTCAATGTGATATTCATATGATTTGAGTGCCATTATATAACTTCCTGCTGACTTTTTGGTTTTTGATTCAGATATTTCTGTGAAATTCGTTTGAGCTCCGTTTGGTTTCGGAGAATACTTAGAACGGAGAAGAAATTATTAGAGTTTCTGAtaaatcatttattattttttcatattcttctGATAAATGAATAGATCGTCTTGACCAGGATAACCGCTGTATTAAGCTTAGTTGCATCGATGAACGCACTTGAATTATTGATACAGTTTGATGATTATCTTGCTTTGACATGAGAATAATAGGTTCGCTATTTAATGGCAGTGATTTGGTTTCTACTAATTATTAAAGGGAGAAGCAGTAGCCAATCCACCAAAACATTTTTTTCCCTAGATTCTCTATATGAATTGGATAACGACATTGGTTTACTGAGATCGATTTATGAGTCAAAATCTCATGCTGATTTGTAACATTTAAGCTTTCATGTTTTTATTGCCACATCAATTTCTTCGAGTAACTTTATGCATGATAGGGCTCTTGAACAGAGGCTGATTTTGCTGTCTGCATCTCAAAAACACTTTCAACTTTGAGATatacttttcttttctgttaTTTGATATGCAAGATGTAATGGGGACCAGTGATAGTGATGTTAGTTTGCCGGTTTATATGCAGTTCAAGCCTGAAGAGATTGCAGCGATCATGAAAGATTTTGATGAACCCGGCTCTCTTGCCCCAACTGGGTTACACCTCGGAGGCATAAAGTACATGGTCATCCAGGGAGAGCCGGGAGCTGTTATTCGTGGAAAAAAGGTGTTTTAAACTCTTCAATCCTCATTTCATTCTGTCTAATAAATTGTTAATGGTTCACGAATCTTGATGGTAATGTTTATTTCTTATGTTGATCTGAGGTAGTAGGTCTTAATCATGATGGTATCATGGTAGTacacatttttttctttaccgAAAAAAAACTGTATTAGGATCTCTTTCTTATAGCTTTGGGATTGGGCCTTTATAGTGTTCTCATACCTGTTGATGGTCTAGATTTCTACCTTTGCCCTGATATTAGTCGCTCTTTTAGTATATACTAGCTGTTCTTTTTTAGTATATGCTAGCTGCTCTTTTTTATGTGGTTGATGCCATAATAATTCTTATATGTACGTTGTCATGATTACTGGGTCTCGGCTAGCCATAGCTGTTCACCTTTTGACTTCCAAATTCTTAAATGAGAAACCCAACACCCTTAATTTTACTGAATGATGCAGTCAACAGCTTTATCTTTTCTCATTTAAAGGTTCATTATGGACCTTGTACCTGGCTAGCctttgaaagataaataaaagatcTTAAGCGTCTCATGTGTAGGACCGCATACAATAATCCTCTGTTATCTTTGCTTGCAATCTTCTAGTCCCCATCTGTGACGCCTCTTGTGTGCTGTGCTCAGACAAGGAAACCAACCCATGCAAATCAAATTCcctttacttttacttttacaAAGCTTATCACAagttttttcaagaaatgaGCTGCCATTGTGCATTATTGGATCTAGAATCACGTCCTGACTGCCTTTTCATTTTCCCTTAGGACATGATTGCCTTCCCATCTTCCCTTCTGATGAAATTTGCTTAATCAGTCTAAAAGGTGGCCTGGTCCATTCACTAGTGGCTATCAAACCCCACATCTTCCACAAATTGGGCTCCTATTAAACAATGCAAGTTTCTAATGATACTGGGGAAAGTCGCAGAATAAAATCTTTATTATGATGGGCGAAAAAGTTGAGAATACAGAATTAACCTGGACTTTGTAAATATTGAAGTAAGGTTCTTGTGATATACTCATATTGCGGCTAGTTCAAAGtatgaattttcatatttagtTGAGGGAGTTCGCCTGGTAATTACACCTTTTGTATTGGTTCATGCCATAGAATTCGATTGTGGCGGTAGAACAAATCTCTATTATCGGTATTTCTTGCATGAGCACTGCTACTTATAAGCTGGTGTTTGAGCACACCACT
This genomic interval from Carya illinoinensis cultivar Pawnee chromosome 2, C.illinoinensisPawnee_v1, whole genome shotgun sequence contains the following:
- the LOC122301001 gene encoding profilin codes for the protein MSWQTYVDEHLMCEIDGQHLTAAAIVGHDGSVWAQSSNFAQFKPEEIAAIMKDFDEPGSLAPTGLHLGGIKYMVIQGEPGAVIRGKKGAGGITVKKTSQALIFGIYDEPLTPGQCNMIVERLGDYLVDQGL